Proteins encoded by one window of Pseudomonas sp. PSKL.D1:
- the argH gene encoding argininosuccinate lyase, translating into MSTDKTNQSWGGRFSEPVDAFVARFTASVDFDKRLYRHDIMGSIAHATMLAQVGVLSDAERDTIIDGLNTIKGEIESGTFDWRVDLEDVHMNIEARLTDRIGITGKKLHTGRSRNDQVATDIRLWLRDEIDLILGEITRLQQGLLEQAEREAETIMPGFTHLQTAQPVTFGHHLLAWFEMLSRDYERLVDCRKRANRMPLGSAALAGTTYPIDRELTCKLLGFEAVAGNSLDGVSDRDFAIEFCAAASVAMMHLSRFSEELVLWTSAQFQFIDLPDRFCTGSSIMPQKKNPDVPELVRGKSGRVFGALTGLLTLMKGQPLAYNKDNQEDKEPLFDAADTLRDSLRAFADMIPAIKPKHAIMREAALRGFSTATDLADYLVRRGLPFRDCHEIVGHAVKYGVDTGKDLAEMSLDELRQFSDQIEQDVFAVLTLEGSVNARNHIGGTAPAQVRAAVVRGKALLASR; encoded by the coding sequence ATGAGCACCGACAAGACCAATCAGTCCTGGGGCGGCCGCTTCAGTGAGCCCGTCGACGCCTTCGTCGCCCGCTTCACCGCCTCGGTCGATTTCGACAAGCGCCTGTACCGCCACGACATCATGGGTTCGATCGCCCACGCCACGATGCTGGCGCAGGTCGGCGTACTCAGCGATGCCGAACGCGACACCATCATCGACGGCCTGAACACCATTAAGGGCGAAATCGAGTCAGGCACCTTCGACTGGCGCGTCGACCTCGAAGACGTGCACATGAACATTGAAGCACGCCTCACCGACCGTATCGGCATCACCGGCAAGAAGCTGCACACCGGCCGTAGCCGCAACGACCAGGTCGCCACCGACATCCGCCTGTGGCTGCGCGACGAAATCGACCTGATCCTGGGCGAAATCACCCGCCTGCAACAGGGTTTGCTGGAACAGGCCGAGCGTGAAGCCGAAACCATCATGCCAGGCTTCACCCACCTGCAGACCGCCCAGCCAGTTACCTTCGGCCACCACCTGCTGGCCTGGTTCGAAATGCTCAGCCGTGACTACGAGCGCCTGGTCGACTGCCGCAAGCGCGCCAACCGCATGCCCCTGGGCAGCGCGGCACTGGCCGGCACCACCTACCCGATCGACCGCGAGCTGACCTGCAAACTGCTGGGCTTCGAAGCCGTGGCCGGCAACTCGCTGGATGGCGTTTCGGACCGCGACTTCGCCATCGAATTCTGCGCCGCCGCCAGCGTGGCGATGATGCACCTGTCGCGCTTCTCTGAAGAATTGGTGCTGTGGACCAGCGCCCAGTTCCAGTTCATCGACCTGCCAGACCGCTTCTGCACCGGCAGCTCGATCATGCCGCAAAAGAAGAACCCGGACGTCCCAGAGCTGGTACGTGGCAAGAGCGGCCGCGTGTTCGGCGCTCTGACCGGCCTGCTGACCCTGATGAAAGGCCAACCGCTGGCCTACAACAAGGACAACCAGGAAGACAAGGAGCCACTGTTCGACGCCGCCGACACCCTGCGTGATTCGCTGCGCGCTTTCGCCGACATGATCCCGGCCATCAAGCCCAAGCATGCCATCATGCGTGAAGCGGCGCTGCGCGGCTTCTCCACCGCTACCGACCTGGCCGATTACCTGGTCCGCCGCGGCCTGCCGTTCCGTGACTGCCACGAGATCGTTGGTCACGCAGTGAAGTACGGCGTCGATACTGGCAAAGACCTGGCCGAGATGAGCCTGGATGAGCTGCGCCAGTTCAGCGACCAGATCGAGCAGGATGTGTTTGCCGTGCTGACCCTGGAAGGGTCGGTGAATGCGCGTAACCACATTGGCGGCACCGCGCCGGCGCAGGTGCGCGCGGCCGTGGTTCGCGGCAAGGCGTTGCTGGCTTCGCGTTAA
- a CDS encoding glutathione S-transferase has protein sequence MLKLHGFSVSNYYNMVKLALLEKGLPFEEVTFYGGQAPQALEVSPRGKVPVLETEKGFLSETNVILDYLEQTQGGKALLPADPFEQAKVRELLKEIELYIELPARTCYAEAFFGAAVEPLIKERARAELLAGFATLKRNGRFAPYVAGEQLTQADLMFAFSVDLACLVGKKVLGIDFLADFPQAKALLELLGKNPHMARIVADKDAAMPAFMEMISSGKR, from the coding sequence ATGCTCAAGCTTCATGGATTCTCGGTCAGCAATTACTACAACATGGTCAAGCTGGCCCTGCTGGAGAAAGGCCTGCCCTTCGAGGAGGTCACCTTCTACGGCGGCCAGGCACCGCAAGCGCTGGAAGTGAGCCCGCGGGGCAAGGTGCCGGTGCTGGAGACGGAAAAAGGCTTCCTCAGCGAGACCAACGTGATTCTCGACTATCTCGAGCAGACGCAGGGCGGCAAGGCACTGCTGCCGGCAGACCCGTTCGAGCAGGCCAAGGTGCGTGAGCTGCTCAAGGAAATCGAGCTGTATATCGAGCTGCCTGCGCGTACGTGTTATGCCGAGGCTTTTTTTGGCGCGGCAGTCGAGCCATTGATCAAGGAGCGCGCACGGGCCGAGTTGCTGGCCGGTTTTGCCACGCTCAAGCGCAATGGACGCTTTGCGCCCTATGTGGCGGGTGAGCAGTTGACGCAGGCGGACCTGATGTTTGCCTTCTCGGTAGACCTGGCTTGCCTGGTGGGCAAGAAGGTGCTGGGCATCGACTTCCTGGCGGACTTCCCGCAGGCGAAGGCGTTGCTGGAATTGCTGGGTAAGAACCCGCACATGGCGCGGATTGTGGCGGACAAGGACGCGGCGATGCCGGCGTTTATGGAGATGATCAGCAGCGGGAAGCGCTGA
- a CDS encoding TIGR02647 family protein translates to MSFTPELIAELEVLALFNLDSSQEGIKIHANASPALVAAAKRLHDKQLTDQPDGGYLTSLGHDAVESVQLLLNILKSPQPA, encoded by the coding sequence ATGTCGTTCACCCCCGAACTGATCGCCGAACTGGAAGTGCTTGCACTGTTCAATCTGGACAGCAGCCAGGAAGGTATCAAGATTCACGCAAATGCCTCCCCCGCCTTGGTTGCCGCAGCCAAGCGCCTGCATGACAAACAGCTCACCGATCAACCCGATGGCGGTTACCTGACCAGCCTTGGGCATGATGCGGTCGAAAGCGTGCAGTTGCTGCTCAACATTCTCAAGTCGCCTCAGCCTGCATAA